The following is a genomic window from Myxococcales bacterium.
TTACCTGGACGGTCTAGCAAAAACAACCGCTATCGGTCATTTGACCGAGGATTAACTGGTCATAACTCATCCAACCATGGCAAATAATTATTTAAAAAACGATCGTTTAAATTAAAAATAAATTTCACCGAAAATCATTGATATTACAATAATTTTCGTTGTATTTTTAAGCAGTTAATGAGGTTTTCAGCGAATTTGAGGAAAAGCGTAACATGACCCTAATTCTGTTGCTCAATTAGTTTTATTCCATCACTTCTAAGTTCGCCCTGGGGAGAAACATGCCTATAAAGCGTCTGACGGCTGATAGATAGCTCTTTACAAAGTTCGCCAACCTTTGTTTCAACCTTACCCATAGCTGCCTGAGCTAGACGAAGCTTTGCGGATGTCATCCTAAACGGGGCTCCACCCTTTCGCCCCCGGACTCGGGCTGACTCAAGACCCGCTTTGGTACGTTCAGAGATTAGCTCTCGTTCAAATTCTGCCAACGCGGCAAAAATACCAAAGACCAATTTTCCTGAAGAAGTCGTCGTATCAACAGCTGATCCATGGCCTGATAACACTTTAAAACCTATACCTTGCTCGGTTAGCTCGTGCACCGTATTAACCAGATGCTTTAAGGAACGACCCAGTCTATCAAGTCGCCAAACAACCAATACGTCGCCTTTACGCAAAGCCTTTAATGCGCCATTGAGCCCCAATCGTTCATCAAGCTTGCCTGATGCTTCATCGCTATAAATATTTTTTTCTTCGACACCAGCATTAATCAACGCATC
Proteins encoded in this region:
- a CDS encoding recombinase family protein; amino-acid sequence: MLIGYMRVSKADGSQKLDLQRDALINAGVEEKNIYSDEASGKLDERLGLNGALKALRKGDVLVVWRLDRLGRSLKHLVNTVHELTEQGIGFKVLSGHGSAVDTTTSSGKLVFGIFAALAEFERELISERTKAGLESARVRGRKGGAPFRMTSAKLRLAQAAMGKVETKVGELCKELSISRQTLYRHVSPQGELRSDGIKLIEQQN